From Actinoplanes oblitus, a single genomic window includes:
- the ftsH gene encoding ATP-dependent zinc metalloprotease FtsH, with protein sequence MERTRFFRRPVVWIILVIIGVVALSSIFTSGPSYQRVDTSVALERLNQPGIEKVVQKDKEQTLQIDLKDSEQFNGKTTDKIETQYPYEVTSDIWDDVQQAKSAGRITGTINTTVSGDNILLSLLINLLPIAILVVLLLLFMSQMQGGGSRVLNFGKSKAKMITKDTPKTTFADVAGADEAVEELQEIKDFLQNPAKYQALGAKIPKGVLLFGQPGTGKTLLARAVAGEAGVPFYSISGSDFVEMFVGVGASRVRDLFEQAKSNAPAIVFVDEIDAVGRHRGAGMGGGHDEREQTLNQLLVEMDGFDTKGGVILIAATNRPDILDPALLRPGRFDRQIPVDNPDMEGRKAILRVHAKGKPFTPDVDLDSVARRTPGFSGADLANVINEAALLTARNEKRAISNHFLEEAIDRVIAGPERRTRAMSDNEKKITAYHEGGHALVAYALPHSAPVHKVTILPRGRSLGHTLVLPTEDKYTQTRAEMIDTLAYALGGRAAEELVFHEPTTGAGNDIEKATGLARAMVTQYGMSSKLGAVKYGTSNDEPFLGRNMGHERDYSDAVAADIDAEVRALIELAHDEAWEILVEYRDVLDSMVLELIEKETITREDMDRICARVQKRPPMSPFNGFGKRLPSEAPPVLTPAERDKLKAQAESDGQLAVGPNANGAAEGSN encoded by the coding sequence ATGGAACGTACGCGTTTCTTCCGCCGCCCGGTGGTCTGGATCATTCTGGTGATCATCGGCGTAGTCGCGCTGAGCTCGATCTTCACCAGTGGTCCGAGCTACCAGCGAGTTGATACTTCGGTCGCGCTTGAGCGTCTGAACCAGCCCGGCATCGAGAAGGTCGTCCAGAAGGACAAGGAGCAGACGCTCCAGATCGACCTGAAGGATTCCGAGCAGTTCAACGGCAAGACCACGGACAAGATCGAAACCCAATATCCGTACGAGGTCACCAGCGACATCTGGGATGACGTCCAGCAGGCCAAGTCGGCCGGCCGGATCACCGGGACGATCAACACCACCGTCTCCGGTGACAACATCCTCCTCAGCCTGCTGATCAACCTGCTGCCGATCGCCATTCTGGTGGTCCTGCTGCTGCTGTTCATGTCGCAGATGCAGGGTGGCGGCTCGCGGGTGCTCAACTTCGGCAAGTCCAAGGCGAAGATGATCACCAAGGACACGCCGAAGACGACGTTCGCCGACGTGGCGGGTGCCGACGAGGCGGTCGAGGAGCTCCAGGAGATCAAGGACTTCCTGCAGAACCCGGCCAAGTACCAGGCGCTGGGCGCCAAAATCCCGAAGGGCGTGCTGCTCTTCGGTCAGCCCGGTACCGGTAAGACGCTGCTGGCCCGCGCGGTCGCCGGCGAGGCCGGGGTGCCGTTCTACTCCATCTCCGGCTCGGACTTCGTGGAGATGTTCGTGGGTGTCGGCGCCAGCCGGGTCCGCGACCTCTTCGAGCAGGCCAAGTCGAACGCGCCGGCGATCGTCTTCGTGGACGAGATCGACGCGGTCGGCCGGCACCGTGGTGCCGGCATGGGTGGCGGCCACGACGAGCGCGAGCAGACGCTCAACCAGCTGCTCGTCGAGATGGACGGCTTCGACACCAAGGGCGGCGTGATCCTGATCGCGGCCACCAACCGGCCGGACATCCTCGACCCGGCGCTGCTGCGCCCGGGCCGGTTCGACAGGCAGATCCCGGTGGACAACCCGGACATGGAGGGCCGCAAGGCGATCCTGCGGGTGCACGCCAAGGGCAAGCCGTTCACGCCGGACGTCGACCTCGACTCGGTGGCCCGCCGCACGCCCGGTTTCTCCGGCGCCGACCTGGCCAACGTGATCAACGAGGCCGCCCTGCTGACCGCGCGCAACGAGAAGCGGGCCATCTCGAACCACTTCCTCGAGGAGGCGATCGACCGGGTCATCGCCGGCCCCGAGCGCCGCACCCGGGCGATGAGCGACAACGAGAAGAAGATCACCGCGTACCACGAGGGTGGGCACGCGCTGGTCGCCTACGCGCTGCCGCACTCCGCGCCGGTGCACAAGGTGACGATCCTGCCGCGTGGCCGTTCGCTCGGCCACACGCTGGTCCTGCCGACCGAGGACAAGTACACCCAGACCCGGGCCGAGATGATCGACACGCTGGCGTACGCGCTGGGTGGCCGGGCCGCCGAGGAACTCGTCTTCCACGAGCCCACCACCGGCGCCGGCAACGACATCGAGAAGGCGACAGGCCTGGCCCGCGCCATGGTCACGCAGTACGGCATGAGCTCCAAGCTGGGCGCGGTGAAGTACGGCACCAGCAACGACGAGCCGTTCCTGGGCCGCAACATGGGCCACGAGCGGGACTACTCGGACGCGGTCGCCGCCGACATCGACGCCGAGGTGCGCGCCCTGATCGAGCTGGCCCACGACGAGGCCTGGGAGATCCTGGTCGAGTACCGCGACGTGCTGGACAGCATGGTCCTCGAGCTGATCGAGAAAGAGACCATCACTCGCGAGGACATGGATAGGATCTGTGCCCGGGTGCAGAAGCGCCCGCCGATGTCGCCGTTCAACGGCTTCGGCAAGCGTCTGCCGTCGGAGGCCCCGCCGGTGCTGACCCCCGCCGAGCGGGACAAGCTGAAGGCGCAGGCCGAGTCGGATGGTCAGCTCGCCGTCGGGCCGAACGCCAACGGCGCCGCGGAAGGCAGCAACTGA
- the dacB gene encoding D-alanyl-D-alanine carboxypeptidase/D-alanyl-D-alanine endopeptidase, which translates to MAAGVVLVVLAVVGLVVRPGPVDGWLSAESAAPSRAAATPDPKPTPVLAAVAARGEVPSAVAVKEALDPLIGAAALGDNVHASVVDVASQELLYSRDAEVPTTPASTTKLLTAVTALAARGPAYRLATRAVAGTSPGEVVIVGGGDPTLAINAKGQFPGAARLDKLAAQVRKAMGDTPITKVTVDISLFTGPETAIGWDSEDISPLGQVARIQALMTNAGRITPVHNEHGGDPRFADPALAAGRAFAKLLDVPAEKVGKGKAPATADAAASAPAAGSAPGRELGRVESPPLVQILDWMLQQSDNTLAEAVARQVPLAAGREASFDGTSEAMVQKLRDLGLNGDEADLYDGSGLSRHNGISPALLVQTLSLAAGGTKPELSAMFDGLPVAGWSGTLRTRFVTPRPNRTAQGVVRAKTGTLSGVNTLAGVLVTKDGRVLAFALMASGTSDAGAAKSALDKVVARLVACGCS; encoded by the coding sequence GTGGCAGCCGGCGTCGTCCTGGTCGTGCTCGCCGTGGTCGGCCTCGTGGTGCGGCCCGGCCCGGTCGACGGCTGGCTGAGCGCCGAGTCGGCGGCGCCCAGCCGGGCCGCCGCCACCCCCGACCCGAAACCGACACCGGTGCTGGCCGCCGTCGCCGCGCGCGGCGAGGTGCCGAGCGCGGTCGCCGTCAAGGAGGCCCTCGACCCGCTGATCGGCGCGGCGGCGCTCGGCGACAACGTGCACGCCTCGGTGGTCGACGTCGCGTCCCAAGAGCTGCTCTACTCGCGCGACGCGGAGGTGCCGACCACCCCGGCGTCCACCACCAAGCTGCTCACCGCGGTGACCGCGCTGGCCGCCCGGGGCCCGGCCTACCGGCTGGCCACCCGGGCGGTGGCCGGCACGAGCCCCGGCGAGGTGGTGATCGTCGGCGGTGGCGACCCGACCCTGGCGATCAACGCCAAGGGACAGTTCCCCGGGGCGGCCCGGCTGGACAAGCTGGCCGCCCAGGTGCGCAAGGCGATGGGCGACACCCCGATCACCAAGGTGACCGTCGACATCTCGCTGTTCACCGGTCCGGAGACGGCGATCGGCTGGGACTCGGAGGACATCTCGCCGCTCGGCCAGGTGGCCCGGATCCAGGCGCTGATGACCAACGCCGGTCGGATCACCCCGGTGCACAACGAGCACGGCGGCGACCCGCGCTTCGCCGATCCCGCGCTGGCCGCCGGCCGGGCCTTCGCGAAACTGCTGGACGTCCCGGCGGAGAAGGTCGGCAAGGGCAAGGCGCCCGCCACGGCGGACGCCGCGGCATCGGCCCCCGCGGCCGGCTCCGCGCCGGGCCGGGAACTCGGCCGGGTGGAGTCGCCGCCGCTGGTGCAGATCCTCGACTGGATGCTGCAGCAGAGCGACAACACGCTGGCCGAGGCGGTGGCGCGGCAGGTGCCGCTGGCCGCCGGCCGCGAGGCGAGCTTCGACGGCACCTCCGAGGCGATGGTCCAGAAGCTGCGCGACCTCGGCCTCAACGGCGACGAGGCGGATCTGTACGACGGCAGCGGCCTGTCCCGGCACAACGGCATCAGCCCCGCCTTGCTGGTGCAGACCCTGTCGCTGGCGGCCGGCGGCACCAAGCCGGAACTCTCCGCGATGTTCGACGGGCTGCCGGTGGCCGGCTGGTCCGGCACCCTGCGCACCAGGTTCGTCACGCCCCGGCCGAACCGCACCGCGCAGGGCGTGGTGCGGGCCAAGACCGGCACGCTGAGCGGGGTGAACACGCTGGCCGGGGTGCTGGTCACCAAGGACGGGCGGGTGCTCGCGTTCGCCCTGATGGCGAGCGGCACCTCGGACGCCGGCGCGGCCAAGTCCGCGCTGGACAAGGTGGTGGCCCGGCTGGTCGCCTGCGGCTGCTCCTGA
- the folE gene encoding GTP cyclohydrolase I FolE, whose protein sequence is MISTQDELDYLAARLVDGKLTGTPVEQAVDLGRIEKAVREILIAIGEDPDRDGLARTPARVARAYAELFAGLRVDPATVLTTTFEADHEELVLVRDIEVQSMCEHHLLPFKGVAHIGYVPGTDGRITGLSKLARLVEVYARRPQVQERLTSQIADLLMAQLGARGAIVVLECEHLCMEMRGIRKVGARTVTSAVRGAFQTDGKVRAEAMALINAR, encoded by the coding sequence CTGATCAGTACGCAAGACGAACTCGACTACCTCGCCGCCCGGCTGGTCGACGGCAAGCTCACCGGTACTCCGGTGGAGCAGGCCGTCGACCTCGGGCGGATCGAGAAGGCGGTCCGGGAGATCCTCATCGCGATCGGTGAGGATCCGGACCGGGACGGCCTGGCCCGCACTCCGGCCCGGGTCGCTCGTGCCTATGCGGAGCTCTTCGCCGGCCTGCGAGTGGATCCGGCGACAGTGCTCACCACCACCTTCGAGGCGGACCACGAGGAACTCGTGCTGGTCCGCGACATCGAGGTGCAGAGCATGTGCGAGCACCACCTGCTGCCGTTCAAGGGCGTCGCGCACATCGGCTACGTCCCGGGCACCGACGGCCGCATCACCGGTCTGTCGAAACTCGCCCGCCTGGTCGAGGTCTACGCCCGCCGCCCACAGGTCCAGGAGCGGCTCACCTCGCAGATCGCCGACCTGCTGATGGCCCAGTTGGGTGCCCGCGGGGCGATCGTCGTCCTGGAGTGCGAGCACCTGTGCATGGAGATGCGCGGCATTCGCAAGGTCGGCGCCCGCACTGTCACCTCGGCGGTGCGCGGCGCGTTCCAGACCGACGGCAAGGTCCGAGCCGAAGCGATGGCCCTGATCAACGCGCGTTAG
- the tilS gene encoding tRNA lysidine(34) synthetase TilS produces MARIPAPVAAVRTAVRRGLSDLPAGALVLVACSGGADSLALAAAARFTHDRVGLVTVDHGLQEGSDRRARSVAAWARDAGFDPVRVRTVTVAGLPGGPEAAARTARYSALEAVAAELGAAAVLLGHTRDDQAETVLLALARGAGPRGLAGMPQRRGVFRRPLLDVSRSDTRKACAALGLAPWEDPHNTDPAYARSRVRGSALPTLVAELGPAVVDNLARTAALVAADNAALDELADAALEQARSVAGLSVPALAGMLAAIRGRVLHRWARELGAPGGALAYPHVAALDALVTGWRGQGPVFLPAGIAVTRRGSDLVRVVPAHIK; encoded by the coding sequence GTGGCCCGGATCCCGGCCCCGGTCGCCGCGGTCCGCACGGCGGTCCGCCGCGGACTGTCCGACCTGCCGGCCGGCGCGCTCGTGCTGGTCGCCTGCTCGGGCGGCGCCGACTCGCTGGCGCTGGCCGCCGCGGCCCGGTTCACCCACGACCGGGTCGGTCTGGTGACCGTGGACCACGGCCTGCAGGAGGGCTCCGACCGCCGCGCCCGGTCGGTGGCCGCCTGGGCGCGGGACGCCGGCTTCGATCCGGTGCGGGTCCGCACCGTCACCGTCGCCGGCCTGCCCGGCGGTCCGGAGGCGGCCGCCCGCACCGCGCGGTACTCCGCCCTGGAGGCGGTCGCCGCCGAGCTCGGGGCGGCCGCGGTGCTGCTCGGGCACACCCGCGACGACCAGGCCGAGACGGTGCTGCTGGCGCTGGCCCGGGGCGCCGGGCCGCGCGGGCTAGCCGGGATGCCGCAGCGGCGCGGGGTGTTCCGCCGCCCGCTGCTGGACGTGAGCCGCTCGGACACCCGGAAGGCCTGCGCCGCCCTGGGCCTGGCGCCCTGGGAGGACCCGCACAACACCGATCCGGCGTACGCCCGGTCCCGGGTCCGTGGCTCCGCGCTGCCCACCCTGGTCGCCGAGCTGGGCCCGGCCGTGGTGGACAACCTGGCCCGGACCGCCGCGCTGGTCGCCGCGGACAACGCGGCGCTGGACGAGCTGGCCGACGCGGCCCTGGAGCAGGCCCGGTCGGTGGCCGGGCTGTCGGTGCCGGCGCTGGCCGGGATGCTCGCCGCGATCCGCGGGCGGGTGCTGCACCGGTGGGCGCGGGAGCTGGGGGCGCCCGGGGGCGCGCTGGCGTACCCGCACGTGGCCGCCCTCGACGCGCTGGTGACCGGCTGGCGCGGGCAGGGGCCGGTCTTCCTGCCCGCCGGGATCGCCGTGACCCGGCGAGGAAGTGACCTCGTTCGGGTGGTTCCGGCACATATCAAGTGA
- a CDS encoding zinc-dependent metalloprotease, whose amino-acid sequence MAQFVDWDLAAATAGALSKSGPAVSYDEAAQVVSELRVLTDEAAGHVAAYTGLRPQAEAAPVRVVDRRDWAKVNIAGLQQVITPLVTKLSGDRQPGAFAEAIGSRVTGVQAGTILAYLSGRVLGQYEVFSADPGQLLLNAPNIVEVERKIGADPRDFRLWVCLHEVTHLTQFTAVPWMRGYFLGQVQAFVDASQGGEHMLERMRRGIADLSDALRNPESRVSVLDIVQTPGQKVVLDRLTALMTLLEGHAEFVMDGVGPEVIPSVESIRAKFNRRRESGNPLEKTIRRLLGIEVKMRQYAEGRKFVHGVVERVGMDGFNRIFESPLTLPALDELGDPDAWVTRVHGPRPVLD is encoded by the coding sequence ATGGCGCAGTTCGTTGATTGGGATCTGGCCGCCGCGACCGCGGGCGCGCTGTCGAAATCCGGCCCGGCGGTCTCCTACGACGAGGCCGCCCAGGTGGTGTCCGAGCTGCGGGTGCTGACCGACGAGGCGGCCGGGCACGTGGCCGCGTACACCGGTCTCCGCCCGCAGGCCGAGGCCGCACCGGTGCGGGTCGTCGACCGTCGCGACTGGGCCAAGGTGAACATCGCCGGCCTCCAGCAGGTGATCACCCCGCTGGTCACCAAGCTCTCCGGCGACCGGCAGCCGGGCGCGTTCGCCGAGGCGATCGGCTCCCGGGTGACAGGCGTGCAGGCCGGCACCATCCTGGCGTACCTCTCCGGCCGCGTCCTCGGGCAGTATGAGGTGTTCTCCGCCGACCCCGGCCAGCTGCTGCTGAACGCGCCGAACATCGTCGAGGTGGAACGCAAGATCGGTGCCGACCCGCGCGACTTCCGGCTCTGGGTCTGCCTGCACGAGGTGACTCATCTCACGCAGTTCACCGCGGTCCCCTGGATGCGAGGCTACTTCCTCGGCCAGGTGCAGGCCTTCGTCGACGCGTCGCAGGGCGGCGAGCACATGCTGGAGCGGATGCGCCGCGGCATCGCCGACCTCTCCGACGCGCTGCGCAACCCGGAGAGCCGCGTCTCGGTGCTGGACATCGTCCAGACGCCGGGGCAGAAAGTGGTGCTGGACCGGCTCACCGCGCTGATGACCCTGCTGGAGGGGCACGCCGAGTTCGTGATGGACGGTGTCGGCCCCGAGGTGATCCCGTCCGTCGAGTCGATCCGGGCCAAGTTCAACCGCCGCCGCGAGAGCGGCAACCCGCTGGAGAAGACCATCCGCCGGCTGCTCGGCATCGAGGTCAAGATGCGGCAGTACGCGGAGGGCCGCAAGTTCGTGCACGGCGTCGTCGAGCGGGTCGGGATGGACGGGTTCAACCGGATCTTCGAGTCCCCGCTGACCCTGCCCGCGCTGGACGAGCTGGGTGACCCGGACGCCTGGGTGACCCGGGTGCACGGCCCGCGCCCGGTCCTCGACTGA
- a CDS encoding FtsK/SpoIIIE domain-containing protein, with product MTAVADSALRVRQAAALHRQAVATADAAAAALEAFAPSAADPREQHRLAEQLRVAAAQVAPGWLGAPLDALTPKAPLGGGQPPQFVRIGVAQPLDDVRFPAIVPLLGVGHLTVDASATDPRVFGLLRAVLLRLFAAAPAGSLLVRAVDGVGGGAVFQPFEELADAGLMSPPATDRQGLRDVLAEAEKWLRPARGGKKRRDRMLLVVIASLPELTEGEELRRIAALAQQGPDSGLHLIVAGWPPPPLTAETTQAPLPRTTAVSVRNPFAVVGDPPGGSFGATPEAPWLNAPVFLDEDPPPHLVDAVCQELAAHSAAASRVTLADLLPEPTEELWSADASGGVETVVGHHGDVPLVLRFNDLTPHWMVGGRSGGGKTAFLINVLYGLGARYSPDELALYLLDFKEGVSFAEFVPTQRDRTWLPHARAVGVESDREYGLAVLRELDAEMGRRSMAYKRAGVSRFADLRAVAAEEGRGRPLPRVLCVIDEFQVLLAGNDPTATEAVGLLESLARKGRSYGIHLVLASQTVLGVEALYAKRDSIFGQFPVRIALPGGGDVLEPTNDSAAGLPLGSAVVNTAGGLGGPRGATRGHERVVRFPDPHADQELLSDLRHKLWGARDPESVPPRIFAGYAHQHLADDPVYRAALAGRSGRPTALVGRIIDVSLSTATFPLDSSPGRHLAILGSHAAGSEVLEAAARSVAACHSPRTARFVIASLVAEGDALAAALAAEISHRQEVVVVDAAGLPAELSSEQPGYYVVFGMDAAPPGSLTGLRQLLREGPSRGAHLLSWWRGVRRFGEETGGSMGREDVAGLLFLNVPQSDVTLLLGRPVDWQPRPNRALLHDRHTDRTVTVVPFVQPEEPEGANP from the coding sequence GTGACGGCAGTGGCGGATTCGGCTCTGCGGGTCCGGCAGGCCGCTGCTCTGCACCGGCAAGCGGTGGCGACAGCGGACGCGGCCGCCGCCGCGCTGGAGGCGTTCGCGCCGAGTGCCGCCGACCCGCGCGAGCAGCATCGGCTGGCTGAGCAGTTGCGGGTCGCGGCGGCTCAGGTCGCTCCGGGGTGGCTCGGGGCGCCGCTGGACGCGTTGACGCCCAAGGCGCCGCTCGGTGGCGGGCAGCCGCCCCAGTTCGTCCGGATCGGGGTGGCCCAGCCGCTGGACGACGTCCGGTTCCCGGCGATCGTGCCGCTGCTCGGGGTCGGGCATCTCACCGTTGACGCCAGCGCCACCGATCCCCGGGTGTTCGGTCTGCTCCGGGCCGTGCTGCTGCGGCTGTTCGCGGCGGCGCCGGCCGGGTCGCTGCTGGTCCGGGCGGTCGACGGGGTGGGTGGCGGCGCGGTCTTCCAGCCGTTCGAGGAGCTGGCCGACGCCGGGCTGATGTCACCGCCGGCCACCGATCGGCAGGGCCTGCGGGACGTGCTCGCCGAGGCGGAGAAGTGGCTGCGGCCCGCCCGTGGTGGCAAGAAGCGGCGGGATCGGATGCTGCTGGTGGTGATCGCCAGCCTGCCCGAGCTGACCGAGGGCGAGGAGCTGCGCCGCATCGCCGCGCTCGCCCAGCAGGGCCCGGATTCCGGGCTGCACCTGATCGTGGCCGGCTGGCCGCCGCCACCGTTGACCGCGGAGACCACTCAGGCTCCGCTGCCGCGCACCACAGCGGTCTCGGTGCGTAACCCGTTCGCGGTGGTCGGTGACCCGCCCGGGGGATCCTTCGGCGCGACCCCGGAGGCGCCCTGGCTGAACGCGCCGGTCTTCCTGGACGAGGATCCGCCGCCGCACCTGGTCGACGCGGTCTGCCAGGAGCTGGCCGCGCATTCGGCGGCGGCCTCCCGGGTCACCTTGGCCGACCTGCTGCCCGAGCCGACCGAGGAGCTGTGGTCGGCGGACGCGTCGGGCGGGGTGGAGACCGTGGTCGGGCATCACGGCGACGTGCCGCTGGTGCTCCGGTTCAACGATCTGACCCCGCACTGGATGGTGGGCGGCCGGTCCGGTGGCGGCAAGACCGCCTTCCTGATCAACGTGCTCTACGGCCTGGGTGCCCGCTACTCCCCTGACGAGCTGGCGCTCTACCTGCTCGACTTCAAGGAGGGCGTGTCCTTCGCCGAGTTCGTCCCGACCCAGCGGGACCGGACCTGGCTGCCGCATGCCCGCGCGGTCGGCGTCGAGTCCGACCGGGAGTACGGGCTGGCCGTCCTCCGCGAGTTGGACGCCGAGATGGGCCGCCGCTCGATGGCGTACAAGCGGGCCGGCGTCTCCCGCTTCGCCGACCTGCGCGCGGTGGCCGCCGAGGAGGGCCGGGGCCGCCCGCTGCCCCGGGTCCTGTGTGTCATCGACGAGTTCCAGGTGCTGCTGGCCGGGAACGATCCGACCGCCACCGAGGCGGTGGGCCTGCTCGAGTCGCTGGCCCGCAAGGGCAGGTCGTACGGTATTCATCTGGTCCTGGCGAGCCAGACGGTGCTCGGCGTCGAGGCGCTCTACGCCAAACGCGATTCGATCTTCGGGCAGTTCCCGGTGCGGATCGCGCTGCCGGGCGGCGGCGACGTGCTGGAGCCGACCAACGACTCGGCGGCCGGCCTGCCGCTGGGCAGCGCCGTGGTAAACACGGCAGGTGGGCTGGGCGGCCCGCGCGGCGCCACCCGGGGTCACGAGCGGGTGGTCCGCTTCCCCGATCCGCACGCCGACCAGGAGCTGCTCAGCGACCTGCGGCACAAGCTGTGGGGCGCACGCGATCCGGAGTCGGTCCCGCCACGGATCTTCGCCGGTTACGCGCATCAGCATCTGGCCGACGACCCGGTCTATCGGGCCGCGCTGGCCGGCCGGTCCGGGCGGCCCACCGCCCTGGTCGGCCGGATCATCGACGTGAGCCTGTCCACCGCCACCTTCCCGCTGGACTCGTCGCCGGGCCGGCACCTGGCGATCCTGGGCTCGCACGCGGCCGGTTCGGAGGTGCTGGAGGCGGCGGCCCGCAGCGTCGCGGCCTGTCACTCGCCGCGGACGGCCCGGTTCGTGATCGCCTCGCTGGTCGCCGAAGGTGATGCCCTCGCCGCCGCGCTGGCCGCGGAGATCAGCCACCGGCAGGAGGTGGTCGTGGTGGACGCGGCCGGGCTGCCCGCCGAGCTCTCCTCCGAGCAGCCGGGCTACTACGTGGTGTTCGGCATGGACGCCGCCCCGCCGGGCAGCCTGACCGGCCTGCGCCAGCTGCTGCGCGAGGGGCCGAGCCGGGGCGCGCACCTGCTCTCCTGGTGGCGCGGGGTGCGCCGGTTCGGCGAGGAGACCGGCGGCAGCATGGGCCGCGAGGACGTGGCCGGCCTGCTCTTCCTCAACGTTCCGCAGTCGGATGTCACGCTGCTGCTGGGCCGCCCGGTCGACTGGCAGCCCCGCCCGAACCGGGCGTTGCTGCACGACCGGCACACCGACCGCACGGTCACGGTGGTCCCCTTCGTCCAGCCGGAAGAGCCGGAAGGCGCGAACCCATGA
- the hpt gene encoding hypoxanthine phosphoribosyltransferase encodes MADGSWYDADIDHVIISEEQIREKIDEMAKQVSVDHADATDGILLVCVLKGAVMFMADFARSLGRHGPSTEMEFMAVSSYGQGTTSSGVVRILKDLDRDIAGRHVLVVEDIVDSGLTLSWLMKYLESRQPASVEVVALFRKPDAVKVQVPVRYVGFDIPNEFVVGYGLDFAERYRELPYVGVLKPEVYARS; translated from the coding sequence ATGGCTGATGGCTCTTGGTACGACGCCGACATCGACCACGTGATCATCTCGGAGGAGCAGATCCGCGAGAAGATCGACGAAATGGCGAAGCAGGTCTCGGTGGATCACGCGGACGCCACCGACGGCATCCTGCTGGTCTGCGTGCTGAAGGGCGCGGTCATGTTCATGGCCGACTTCGCCCGCTCGCTGGGCCGGCACGGGCCGTCCACCGAGATGGAGTTCATGGCGGTGTCGTCCTACGGGCAGGGCACCACCTCCTCCGGTGTGGTGCGCATCCTGAAGGACCTGGACCGGGACATCGCCGGCCGGCACGTGCTGGTCGTCGAGGACATCGTGGACTCCGGGCTGACCCTGTCCTGGCTGATGAAATACCTCGAGTCGCGGCAGCCGGCCAGCGTCGAGGTGGTCGCCCTGTTCCGCAAGCCGGACGCGGTGAAGGTCCAGGTGCCGGTCCGCTACGTGGGCTTCGACATCCCGAACGAGTTCGTCGTCGGTTACGGACTGGACTTCGCGGAGCGTTACCGGGAGTTGCCCTACGTGGGCGTACTGAAGCCGGAGGTCTACGCCCGTAGCTGA
- a CDS encoding inorganic diphosphatase — protein MDFDVLVEIPKGQRNKYEVDHKTGRIRLDRTLFTATQYPADYGYIEGTLGQDGDPLDALVLIQEPTFPGCLVRARAIGMYRMTDEKGRDDKVLCVPYEDPRQEHLRDIHHLGEFDRMEIQHFFTVYKDLEPGKSVEGATWVGRVEAEAEIKASFARAEAAEAEGEH, from the coding sequence ATGGATTTCGACGTTCTGGTTGAGATCCCCAAGGGGCAGCGCAACAAGTACGAGGTGGACCACAAGACCGGGCGAATCCGCCTGGACCGGACCCTCTTCACCGCGACACAGTATCCCGCCGACTACGGGTACATCGAGGGCACCCTGGGGCAGGACGGCGACCCGCTGGACGCCCTGGTGCTGATCCAGGAGCCGACCTTCCCCGGCTGCCTGGTCCGGGCCCGCGCGATCGGCATGTACCGGATGACCGACGAGAAGGGCCGCGACGACAAGGTCCTCTGCGTGCCCTACGAGGACCCGCGCCAGGAGCACCTGCGGGACATCCACCACCTGGGCGAGTTCGACCGGATGGAGATCCAGCACTTCTTCACGGTCTACAAGGACCTGGAGCCGGGCAAGTCCGTCGAGGGCGCCACCTGGGTGGGCCGGGTCGAGGCCGAGGCCGAGATCAAGGCGTCCTTCGCCCGGGCCGAGGCCGCCGAGGCCGAGGGAGAGCACTGA